A region of Thermococcus argininiproducens DNA encodes the following proteins:
- a CDS encoding DUF7521 family protein, whose amino-acid sequence MIDLLGYILDSIVIVLGGLLSVVAWKAYKKSGMKSILLLLLAFLMFTIKKIIENFHLLNGTVSLDIIDITSTTLELGILLLFFVALVKRD is encoded by the coding sequence ATGATTGATCTTCTAGGATATATCCTAGATAGTATCGTAATTGTTTTGGGAGGTTTACTTTCGGTAGTTGCGTGGAAAGCATATAAGAAGAGCGGAATGAAGAGTATCTTACTATTACTCTTAGCATTCCTCATGTTTACTATCAAAAAGATTATTGAAAATTTCCATTTGCTCAACGGCACAGTCTCATTAGATATTATCGATATTACTTCAACGACTCTAGAACTCGGAATACTTCTCCTATTTTTTGTAGCTTTAGTGAAAAGAGACTGA
- a CDS encoding polyprenyl synthetase family protein, which translates to MKFDPLFKALKEKSKVVDEAIFDLVPEKEPKVIYDAARHYPLAGGKRVRPFIVLMATEAVGGDPEKAIYAAAAVELLHNYSLVHDDIMDMDEKRRGRPTVHKIWGINMAILAGDLLFSKVFEAIAKIPTDPKKVVRVLDVISKTSNELCEGQAMDLEFESKDSVSIDEYMKMISGKTGALIDASATIGGIIGTDNEEYIQALSKYGRNIGIAFQVWDDVLDLIADEEKLGKPVGSDIRKGKKTLIVAHFLENANEEDKKEFFKIFGKYAGDVQGEGIIEEDVQEEVKKAIELLKKYGSINYAAEVAKELADEAKKSLEILPESEARRYLELLADFIVEREY; encoded by the coding sequence ATGAAGTTTGATCCCTTATTCAAAGCATTGAAAGAAAAGAGTAAAGTAGTTGATGAAGCTATCTTCGATCTTGTGCCAGAAAAAGAACCCAAGGTTATTTATGATGCTGCAAGACACTACCCCTTAGCTGGAGGAAAAAGAGTTAGGCCATTTATAGTATTAATGGCCACAGAAGCAGTGGGTGGAGATCCAGAAAAAGCAATTTATGCCGCAGCAGCAGTAGAATTACTCCATAACTATTCTCTAGTTCATGATGATATAATGGACATGGACGAAAAAAGAAGAGGCAGACCAACGGTTCATAAGATTTGGGGAATAAACATGGCAATACTCGCTGGAGACTTGCTCTTCTCAAAAGTTTTTGAGGCAATTGCAAAGATTCCTACTGACCCCAAAAAGGTTGTAAGAGTTCTGGATGTTATCTCAAAGACCTCTAACGAGTTATGTGAAGGTCAAGCAATGGACTTGGAATTTGAAAGCAAAGATAGTGTTAGCATCGATGAATACATGAAAATGATAAGTGGAAAAACCGGTGCGCTAATAGATGCTTCAGCCACAATTGGTGGAATTATAGGAACAGACAATGAGGAGTATATTCAAGCTTTATCAAAATATGGGAGGAACATCGGTATAGCATTCCAAGTGTGGGATGATGTTCTGGATCTTATAGCCGATGAAGAAAAACTTGGAAAACCCGTAGGAAGCGATATAAGAAAGGGCAAGAAGACCCTTATTGTAGCCCACTTCCTAGAAAATGCAAATGAAGAGGACAAAAAAGAGTTCTTTAAGATATTCGGAAAATATGCTGGAGACGTACAAGGAGAAGGCATCATAGAGGAAGACGTTCAAGAAGAGGTCAAAAAGGCAATCGAGCTCTTAAAGAAATATGGAAGCATAAACTATGCTGCTGAAGTTGCAAAAGAACTTGCAGATGAGGCCAAAAAGTCCCTAGAGATACTGCCAGAGAGTGAAGCTAGAAGGTATCTCGAACTTTTAGCAGATTTCATAGTAGAAAGAGAATACTAA